Below is a window of Saccharomonospora viridis DSM 43017 DNA.
TGCCAGCCGCCCTCGTCGGGGTAGCGCTGCCGGGCGCGGTCGCGCACCAGCCCGTGGTTGCGGAACGCCCGGGCCCGTTCCACCAGCTCGGCCGACGGGCTCACCACCGCGCCGCCCTCGGCGGTGGTGAGGTTCTTCGTGGCGAAGAACGAGAACGTGGTGAGGTCGGCCAGCGATCCCACGGGTCGGCCACGCCACGAACTACCGAGGGAATGGGCGGCGTCCTCCAACAACAGTGCGCCCACCGAATCGGCGACCTTGCGCAATTGGTCCAGTTCGGCCGGATGTCCGGCGTAGTCCACGGCCGCGAGGACCTTGGTGCGGTCGGTGACCGCCGCGTGGGCCGCGGCCGGGTCGAGGTTGCCGGTGTCGGGTTCGACGTCGGCGAACACGACCTTGGCGCCGTGCAGGGCCGCCGTGGCGGCCGTGGCCACGAACGTCAGGGGAGTGGTCACCACCTCGTCGCCGGGGCCGATGCCCGCGGCGGCGTAGGCGACGTGCAATGCGGCGGTCCCCGAGGTCACCGCCACGGCGGGGGTGCCACCCGTGTGTTCGGCCAGATCGGCTTCGAAGCGTGTCACGGCGGGGCCGGTGGTCAGCCAGTCGCCGCGCAGCACCTCGGCGACCGCGGCGATGTCGTCGTCGTTGACCGATTGGCGCCCGTACGGCAGGAAATCACTCATGTTCGGCGATCAGTTTCTTGATGTCGTCGGTGGACAGCCACAGGTCGTTGGTGTCGGATCGGTAGGAGAAACCCTCGGGCACCGGGGTTCCCTCCTCGGGTGGTTCGTAGCCCCATCCCGCGATGTGGGGCTGCACGATGTAGCGGTCGCCGAGCCGAACGGTGCGACGTGAGTCGTCCGGGGCGATCATCTCCTCGTGCAGTTTCTCGCCGGGGCGGATGCCGACCTCGTGCATGGGGCTGCCCGGGGCGATGGCCTGCGCCAGGTCCACCAACCGCATGCTCGGGATGCGGGGCACGTACAGCTCACCGCCGCGCATGAGGTCGAACGACTCCACGACGAACCGCACCGCCTGCGGCAGGGTGATCCAGAACCGCGTCATCTCCTTGTGCGTGATCGGCAGCGACTTACCCTGCTCGGCCAGCGACCGGAACAACGGGATCACGCTGCCCCGTGAGGCCATCACGTTGCCGTACCGGACCACGGCGAATCGGGTCGGATGCGCGGCCGCGTAGTGGTTGGCGCTGATGAACATCCGGTCGGCGCACAGTTTCGTGGCGCCGTAGAGGTTGATCGGGCTCGACGCCTTGTCGGTGGACAGTGCCACGACCTTCTTCACGCCGCTGTCGATGGCGGCCTCGATGACGTTCTGCGAACCCACCACGTTGGTCTGGACGAATTCGAACGGGTTGTACTCGCCGGTGTCCACTTGTTTCAACGCGGCGGCGTGGACCACGTAGTCGACGCCGTGCATGGCGCGTTCCAGCCTGCGACGGTCCCGGACGTCGCCGATGAACCAGCGCAGCCGAGGGTCGTCGTCGAACTGTTGCCGCACCTCGTACTGCTTGAGTTCGTCGCGAGAGAGCACCACCAGCCTGCGGGGGTTCAACTCGGCGAGCGCGTAGCTGATGAACGCTTTCCCGAACGAGCCCGTCCCCCCAGTGAGCAGAATGCTGGACCCGTCGAGCTCGGCCATGCCCCTACCTCCGCGATGTCGCACTGTTTCCGGACGTCATCATGTCACCCATGTCATCGCCGCGATGCGTGAACATCGTCATTCAGGCAAGGGCGTCGTCGACGCGGTTGCCGGGCAAGGTACTGCGCCCGCTGGGGGAGGCCGGGGACTTGTCCGTGCTCGGTTGGGTCGTGCGCGCGGCCCGGCTGACGGTGGGTGTGGACAGAGTGGTGGTGGCCACTTCGGACAACGCGGACGATGACGCCGTGGCCGCCGAGGCGCGGCGATGCGGCGCGGACGTCGTGCGGGGACCGCTCGACGACGTGCTGGCGCGATTCCTCGTGGCCTGCACCGAATACCCGGCCGACGCGGTGATGCGGCTGACGGCCGACTGTCCACTGCACGACCCCGCGTTGCTCGGACAGCTGGTGGCGCTGTGGCGTGCGCAGCCCGACCTCGATTACGTGAGCACCACGTTGGTACGGACCTTGCCTCGCGGATTCGACGCCGAACTCGTGCGGGTCCCCGTGCTCGTCGAACAGGGAAGGATCCCGGTCGGTCCGCACCGCGAGCACGTGACCTACGGCGTGAAGAACAGTCCTGACGTGCATCGTTGTTCGGGCATCGTGGTGCAACCCCGCGCCGACGACCTACGCGTCACACTGGACACCGAGGACGACTGGGCGTTGTTGGAGGCGTTGGTGCGGGAGCTGTCGACCCGCCACGGCGACGGTCCGTTCGCGTGGCGCGACGTGGTGGCGGTGTTGCGTTCTCGGCCCGA
It encodes the following:
- a CDS encoding DegT/DnrJ/EryC1/StrS family aminotransferase, whose product is MSDFLPYGRQSVNDDDIAAVAEVLRGDWLTTGPAVTRFEADLAEHTGGTPAVAVTSGTAALHVAYAAAGIGPGDEVVTTPLTFVATAATAALHGAKVVFADVEPDTGNLDPAAAHAAVTDRTKVLAAVDYAGHPAELDQLRKVADSVGALLLEDAAHSLGSSWRGRPVGSLADLTTFSFFATKNLTTAEGGAVVSPSAELVERARAFRNHGLVRDRARQRYPDEGGWHQEVHAFGLNYRLPDVLCALGSSQLRRLWAFKQRRAEIHARYDEGLRDVPGVLTPVCRAEADPMWHLYPLRVLDGRRRALFDHLRANGIGVQVNYIPAYWHPVFEDLGYRRGLCPNAEAYYAQELSLPLFADLSDADVDRVIDTVRSFFGV
- a CDS encoding cytidylyltransferase domain-containing protein translates to MSPMSSPRCVNIVIQARASSTRLPGKVLRPLGEAGDLSVLGWVVRAARLTVGVDRVVVATSDNADDDAVAAEARRCGADVVRGPLDDVLARFLVACTEYPADAVMRLTADCPLHDPALLGQLVALWRAQPDLDYVSTTLVRTLPRGFDAELVRVPVLVEQGRIPVGPHREHVTYGVKNSPDVHRCSGIVVQPRADDLRVTLDTEDDWALLEALVRELSTRHGDGPFAWRDVVAVLRSRPDLVALNAHVEQKKVTG
- the pseB gene encoding UDP-N-acetylglucosamine 4,6-dehydratase (inverting): MAELDGSSILLTGGTGSFGKAFISYALAELNPRRLVVLSRDELKQYEVRQQFDDDPRLRWFIGDVRDRRRLERAMHGVDYVVHAAALKQVDTGEYNPFEFVQTNVVGSQNVIEAAIDSGVKKVVALSTDKASSPINLYGATKLCADRMFISANHYAAAHPTRFAVVRYGNVMASRGSVIPLFRSLAEQGKSLPITHKEMTRFWITLPQAVRFVVESFDLMRGGELYVPRIPSMRLVDLAQAIAPGSPMHEVGIRPGEKLHEEMIAPDDSRRTVRLGDRYIVQPHIAGWGYEPPEEGTPVPEGFSYRSDTNDLWLSTDDIKKLIAEHE